The nucleotide window GGTCATCTCCGCGCACAATGACACTCGACAACATCATAATAATCCGGAATGACAAACCATTACATTGACTCTCTCTCTGGTTTTACTTGCCGATAACATCTTGCTCACTATGGCCTAATTATAAGATAAGCTCCGACTCTTGTGTGACTCATCTCTCAATCAATCAAACAGCCTATTTGCAGTGGGGTAGTCTTGCACTGATATGGTCTCCAAATTCCTCGCGAACGGATAACTTCCAATTGTTAGCCTACTCAGCTTTGTTTGTAGCTACTTTTTGTCATTTTTCGATGTGGTATGGAGATATTTGCTTTATCCTCATGTGCAAACCGATGGGCCAATTAGTCAGATCATATTTGCCAATCACTTTCACCAAACCATGACATGCGGATCCAATTCATCCCTGAAACAATTTGACTGCTACAAAATTTGTGGGTGGAGAAGAGTGCAATAGAAGTCGACGTCGGACCGACAAAACGAGAACGAGAGTATATTCCATTTATATTCGGCAATAGatgaacaatatatatatatatatatatgagatgttGCATACATTGAATAAAAGGTGGAGAAAAGATGCCATCAGAGGTACACATTGAATTGAGATTATTTGAAAAGATCTTGAGAAATATGCTCGATAGAATTTGAACTCTAGTAAAAATACTTCTCCATATTATATTGTTCTCTCTATATATAAACAGTAAACCACTAATTCAGCAATGGAATGTAATAGAAACAACGGTTCATAATTATGCACAAACCACAACATTTTGGTGAGAATCTACTCTCTCTCCCTTTGATTTACTCCAGCATGCAATCCTTACTATTTCACACTTGAAGAAATGTATTTTGGAattttttgatcttttttttttcctttactttAGAGTGCAGTGATGATTTCTTttcattctcttcttcttttttttttctgtatataTGAGAAAATCCGTAGACGATTCGTCGAACTCTCATCTCGCGCGGATCCACGACCATAAGAACAAAAAAGTTGGTCTTCGGCAACCAAATATGAGCTTCTAAATCACAACTTGAGCTAAACCTGCATATGACAATGCACAACTTGAGGAAACATTATTTGGGAAGTCCACATAGAAAAAGAGATGCACACGTAAAGAAGTGTCACCTCATGTTGATTGCAAGACCTggtcatctttgacacttccatcAGATCCCTCACTCGCCCTTTCATCTCCGGAAAATCCATATTCATCGTAGCTTTTTTGCATGGAATGCTTTGGTGCATGAGAAGCAGGCTTTTGAGCAACAGGAAAGGCAAATGGATCCAATCCATCATCCTCTCGCCTACCCTTCACATTTGCACTATCCTCGATGCTACTGTAATCCAAGTTCTGCAGTATGCTTGGAATGGACAGATTGCCATCCATCGAAAGCTTACTCCCCAACTCTATGTCAATCTTCTCCTTTGGCCTCATCACATCCATGCCAATGTTTGGAGTGTAAGATCCAGACCCAGCTTCTACTATTTCTTCAATCACCAGCGATCGGAAATCATGCATGGAAGGTGGGGTTTTTGAGAAGAACACGTCTTTGAAGTTTCCCCAGAAACCTTTGTTGTAGGGATTCTCTTTCTTATCGTATCGGTATCGGAAGTTCTCATACGTCGTCTGTAGTATCAGtaggaaaatgattttgagtcATCGTGGATATAATGTGCATTCGGGTGGTGGAAATGTGTACCTGATTGGTGCTCATCAGATAGAAGTGGAAGACAGTGAGGCCGCCGACGAACCACACTATGATGAAGGTGTAGACTATGAGGACGAGAGACAGAACCTCGCCCTTCATCGATTTCCAAACGGAGTTATGGTAGTGATTCCTTTCGGTAATTATGTTCAGCCACGAGAAGGTGAAGACGTATATGCAGAGAAACGT belongs to Musa acuminata AAA Group cultivar baxijiao chromosome BXJ1-11, Cavendish_Baxijiao_AAA, whole genome shotgun sequence and includes:
- the LOC135597548 gene encoding probable protein S-acyltransferase 4 isoform X2, which produces MSEHVVHHPILGLPVLIVTLVITISDLMFLFMTSSRDPGIVPRNTRPPEVDEGFSVTTPSVEWISGRTPHLRIPRTKDVIVNGFSVKVKYCDTCMLYRPPRASHCSVCNNCVQKFDHHCPWVGQCIGLRNYRFFCLFISTSTFLCIYVFTFSWLNIITERNHYHNSVWKSMKGEVLSLVLIVYTFIIVWFVGGLTVFHFYLMSTNQTTYENFRYRYDKKENPYNKGFWGNFKDVFFSKTPPSMHDFRSLVIEEIVEAGSGSYTPNIGMDVMRPKEKIDIELGSKLSMDGNLSIPSILQNLDYSSIEDSANVKGRREDDGLDPFAFPVAQKPASHAPKHSMQKSYDEYGFSGDERASEGSDGSVKDDQVLQST
- the LOC135597548 gene encoding probable protein S-acyltransferase 4 isoform X1; amino-acid sequence: MATPPQQSKPLRLYQAWKGNNRFFCGGRFIFGPDVSSLFLSTFLIAGPSITFCCQIIIKILKYEKLDMSEHVVHHPILGLPVLIVTLVITISDLMFLFMTSSRDPGIVPRNTRPPEVDEGFSVTTPSVEWISGRTPHLRIPRTKDVIVNGFSVKVKYCDTCMLYRPPRASHCSVCNNCVQKFDHHCPWVGQCIGLRNYRFFCLFISTSTFLCIYVFTFSWLNIITERNHYHNSVWKSMKGEVLSLVLIVYTFIIVWFVGGLTVFHFYLMSTNQTTYENFRYRYDKKENPYNKGFWGNFKDVFFSKTPPSMHDFRSLVIEEIVEAGSGSYTPNIGMDVMRPKEKIDIELGSKLSMDGNLSIPSILQNLDYSSIEDSANVKGRREDDGLDPFAFPVAQKPASHAPKHSMQKSYDEYGFSGDERASEGSDGSVKDDQVLQST